The nucleotide window TgcagaggtgggggaagaaggggaataCCAACAGATAATACAATGATGCAAATCAGTGTTCACCAAAAACACAGCGACCTGCTAGGCAACAAGTGGTCCCTCCTGTTCCAACGCAGCCATAACTCCTGCAGATTCaagcttaaattatttttccacctttttgGATTCTTAGGCCTTGCTTGTATTTTAACTTTCACGTTCCTCACGTCACAGAACTCCTAACAGCAAAATTATTTgttacaaaaagcaaaaccacaaaataatcAATATAGGTTTCAACTCCGACCCATAGGGCAGGGGTGGCTCTGTGCATAAATGAGACTAAGGCATTAGTCTCAGTAGATACACCCAGCTGAGAACAATTTCCCCACAACCTGGTTTACCCTTTCTGTTGTCTGCTATGAACCAGGTCTGACGTGGAAATTGTCCCTGTGCTTCCAGAAGGGAAGGCTGGGAGGGCTCCAAACTGGAACTTCAAGCAGCCTGAAGGAGCACTCAGTCAGTGGATTTCTTCAGCACCGCGATCGCACCCAAGACCAAACCAACGCGTTAGGAATGACACGAGGAACGAAGCGCAGCATGTCTCTGCCTCTCGCTGGTCTCGCTGCGCCTGCTTACACCCTGGCTAAGTCACGTAAGAGTGCAGGTATCAATCGAAATATTCGATCACAAGGACAGGCGTAAGCAGAATTCCGGACCTCAAAACGTCGGGGGAAGCGGCAGAGCCCCGACGGCGAGAGCACCAGGCCAAAAGGCCCCCACGGCGCTTctgcggggggcgggcggggagctcCGCCCGCGGCGCCCCTCAGGCGGGCCCTgcgcagcccgccgccgccccgctgctcgcacgccccccccccccacccctcacgtCTCGTCTCGTCTCGTCTCAGGGCTGCGCGCCTCTTCCCCGCCGCGCTagcggggccggggcagcaggccggcggggaggcggcgcggGCCCGGCGGCGCTGCGGGGGCAGCCCGCCCTCCGCGGCCGGTGCAGCGGCGGTTCCCGCGGCCCTCCCCGCCGGGCGcccacccccgccgccccgcgacCCCGCACTCACGCTGCCGCggcgccccgccgctcccggccccgcggccgccgcagGCCACGCGCGGGCGGCAAGGGCGGGGCGCAggcaccgcgccgcgccgcggaGACCGGCGGCGCCGTGCCGAGGCCGCCCGCCGCGGGTGCCCTTCGCAGCGGCGTCGGCGGGGCTCCGCGCCGCGCGGGGGGCAGCTGAGCTGCGGCGCTGAGGCGGTTTAGCCCGCCCTTAGGGACTGGAATGAATAAAACCCTTCTGTTCCCTGCCGGGGCCCGTGCTCCCCTCACCAGGACCTTCTTTAGCTTCTGGCTAAGCCAGGAAAGAAACGAACTGTTTTGTAAGATACGGTGCTGAAAGatatttaaggcaaaaaaaaaccccgtaAGGACTGAAGTCCGAGAACGTAGTGAGCTTATCGCTCACGTAATCTGATTAATGGGGCACTTAAAATACTTTACATATATATTACATTCAAGAATATACTTGCTCAGATAAGCCAGCCAATAACATGTCACAACACCATTGAAGGAACGCGCTCTTCAGCTCCTTGTGGTCATGAGGCACCGCTCCAGCCAGAAACTCAGAGAGGACTCATCTTCACCACCTTGGGACTATTCCCTGGGGTCTCCTGTTAAGATGGCACTTAAAATAccaaaaacgaaacaaaaaaaggTAGTAGCAGTGACAGCGCTGTCTGGTCAGTTacacaacagcagctggggagaatgaaCATAACCTCTTTGATGTTACCGGAGAGTCTACATTCCAAACCACCTAAGAGCCACTGGTTTTCAGCATGTCCCAAACTTAGCTAGACCAAATGAATGGCCTTTTCTTATCTCTCTCTCAACTGGGAGTCACCAGCTCCTCTGGTTAGACCTGCTCAGTTTACCCCTTATTGGCAGTTTGTTTATCTTTAGTGCAGAGCTTGGTTTTTTGAGTAACCTCACCACAAAACAAGTTCCCTGCTAATTGGAAGCAACAACAGTGTCCCGGTTCTGCTCTAGCACAGATCAAACTGGAGGCAATGTGCCCCTGTGCTGGGATGCACCAGAAACCATCACCAGGCAGCCCACCCGGGCACCCCAGCAGACCCCTTGGAGCAGAAGACCACAGGGGCTTCCCAgaggctggctgctccctgaTCAGGCTGCCCTGCTCCCACAGGAGAGCCCAGCAGCCCTGCGCTGCGGGACGGCAACGCGAAACAGCTGTTTTGCAAGAGCGTGTCCCATTGCATCATGTTGCTTAGTACATGTCAGAATAGCACGGTCTCAGGCAGTTGCAGGGAAAAGATTTTGGGTCTTTTTGCCTGAAATTGTGGTAGCTATGCTTTTATCCATGCACATGCTTTTAGAAATCAAATAGATTATAAAAAGTACTAAAGTCACTCACACTTAGCAGCAATCAAAAAATAACCTAAGGAAAGTTTATGGCAGAAACAGCATTACTAGACTACCTGAAAAAGCTGGGGTATCTGGGAGGACTGCAGGGTTTgaggctgctttttttccttggaaatacACGAAACCAAGTAATATCTCTACTTTTTCTCCTTAACCAGTGTGCAAAGGTTCTCTGTCAACACCAAACATCATATGCTCAAGTGGCTTTCTCGCTGTTTTTGAAATGCAGTCAGCATTAGAATGTATCTTTGCTACTGTGACACAGCAATCTTCAGAAAAACATTATGACAAAAAAATGATTGACAAATTCTGTCAGCCATCAGCATGTAATTAAAACCCTAATTTCTGCAGGCTGTCAACAttcctttcttctgaattttATAACGGTTGTGGGTCCAGCTGTCAACATTTGGCAATGGTAGAATTGCAGTTCTATTTTTTTGTTGCCATGGTaagcacacaaaacaaaaaaccttttctCTTAATGATACTTTTGCACGTTACACCTCTAACAATCTGGCAGCTGGCCTTCACAATTCAAAGGTAGCCAGTGTTCCTGCGGGGGAAAAACCACCACCTATCACAAGACgaaaacttctttttatttattgtttgctCTGCATAGGAGTCCGTGACAAGGCATCAGGCAAGAACAATAAGCAGCTAATCACAGGTGACTCTGACTCCATTTGTCCctactgttaaaaagaaaaatgcagaaaaatctgaGCCCGTGCATCTGGATTCCACCCAAGAATGTCTTCTGACTTTACAAAGCCATGAAATCCCTTGAATGCATGCACACTTCCAATAGACACAGAACCCAAAGAAAAATGGTGTCATGAAAATACTGGAATCTAACCTTCTCTGCCTACCTCTCTAGAAAGGCTTGCTTTCCATGAAAAGCTGCTGTGTTGCTTAAGTGGAGTTGCAGCAAGGACTACTTTGTCCTTATTGGACTTCCTTATCAGACTACCTTTGCCTTGATTGCTTTATAAAGGTAGGGAGATTTTGGCAGGAAAGCTGAATGGGAATTTGACgactttggttttctgtttttccctcttGATAAAATCGTATTATGATTGATCTGTAATAGTTTTGCTTTTCCATACACCTATTCAGATGTTATTCACACATTTTTCCTGTTAAAGAGACTAATAAAGTCCCTAACACACACGGAAAGAGCATTTCACAGAGCAACAGGCACCAACATCTAATCTTCTAGTTCTCAGGTTTTGAATAGTGCTCTTAAAAAGCACATTGAGCCCTTCTCTTCCTGCTTTCATAATTCACTTTTATAGCGGTTAAAATGAATGAAGAGTATCAGTCTGCAAACTGCTTGTATATCAGTTAATTAAATTTCCCTAGCATGCCTGTGCATAAGTCACCCAGCATGCACTGTATCAGTATCTATGCTAAAACATGATTTAGCATTACAAAACTTTCAATTCACATACAGAATGACAAAGCTGTGTGTTATTTCAGAagttaattatttctatttcttgttgGATCATGCTTCTGTAGATCAGCTTTAGGCCAAGGGCGTTGTTAGACAAATGGCTTAGAAAAGTCAGTTTGTTTAATCTATCAGGAAACAGAAGATCTCAAAAGCAACAAGGAAACAGACAGAGGTGGGCTAAGGCAAGATCTAGGCCCTATGTCCATAGAAGGATTTCCAGACTAATTAAGATTTTCGATACTGAGCCAGTAAGAGTAGACGCAGATACACAAAAATACAGCTTGAACTTTTCACCCATGTGCTTCTAAAGGCACATGCACCCAGATGCAGACTGACACAGGTTTCAACTAGACCAGGCAAAAGCCATCTCTTGTTTGGAGACTGTACAGGGATATGTACTCAGGTGGTGGTGCTTGCAACCTCATCCTGATTCTCAGGAAATAAATGCACTATTCTGTCTACAGCCAGCCTGGACACAGGATCTTAGATTTATCTTAAAAGTAAGATCAGGGTGCAGTAGTCACGAAATAAACCAAAGGACCTACAGGCCTTTTGAAATCAGTTTCACCCACATGAGCAGTTCACAGTGGAACACCAAGAAGAGATTGGTGCAACACCCTCCATCTGGAcaagaacaggaagaaagaatTAGCAAGTCTTTTTAACGGGTATACAGATGCTTATACAAATGTCTTTTGGCAATAGTCTAATAAACACTGATTCACAGAAAAGCCTACCATTTACAATACAACAGATAACCAAGGCCTTTGGAAAGAGCAGATGAGGTCATTAgtccttctgtctgtctttcagtCTTTAGTATCTTTAGGTCAGGTAAGCGTAATTAAAGCAAAATTGAATCTCTTGGTGGCCTATAGTTTTTTCTTTGTCCCGTTTACTGCAGTGCTACCTATACTGCTATTTTATTCcgtttttttagcttttcttatACTAGGTTGGACACTGAGGCCTAGTAAAGAGTTATTTTTAATGACTATTGAAGCCACTAGAATAGTGGTCAAGCTTCACGCTCTCTAAGCAGAAACAGGCTCTTGAACATCCCAAACTACCCATATTGATAGCACCAAAAAGGCAGTAACTGCACCTCTGCAAGATCAGGACATCAGAGGAAAAGTCATTCTGCAGCAGTCCTGGTTAACCGCTCACAGCTACTACATAGTTTCTATTAAAATCCAGGCACCCAACACTTTTCTAGGCTGTTTCTCTTTCAAGTTGTTGGGACAAAATTTACATGTTTAATTCCTTACTACAGGCTTCAATAGTAGTTATGCATCTTGCAATCTATACAAGTCATTAGTAAGCACAAGGCTGCTTGTGTTACTGATACAACTAAAGTGTCCTACATTGTCCTTAAGACAGCTACTTTCTACACTCAACATATCTCACCAAGTTGATTGTATGTAGCTAGAAAAaacagtgtaaatatttttttatgtaagtATGTAAAGCTTGGAGATGACCAATGTGTAAGATTTAAAATAACATGTTGATTTACTGGTTGATTTAGCTGTAACTCAGATTCATTTGCTCAAAGCATTAAGAAAACTGGGCTTTCTCTAACAAATTTGAGCTTCTCCAGTAGTAGATGAGCTGCTCTTAATGTTTAAAATCCGAGAGAAAAATTCCATGACCTCTTCTGCTAGAAGAACATTTggcttagaaaaacaaaataacccTGCTATTAAAAGTGTTGATGCCAATGTGGGTCATTTTGACAGAACCTGGCTAGGAATCAAATACACATGCCAGCAAACCTCAGTTGCAACTTCCAGTGGTAAGGTGGTAATAAGTAGTTGGGCACAGTAAACTTCTAATCTAGCAGAGTTACAGCCACGCTCTAACCATAACCTTACAGTTAAGCTCTTAATCCTCTTATTACATTGAACTATTTCTGTGCAACTTTCTTCTGCTAGAGCAAAATACTGATGGTTTACTATCACACAATTTCAACACTGCATATCTGTACTTTGTTAGCATTTATTCTTGGTCTTTATACAACACATCAATCTAGGAAGGGCCACAAACtacatatttcatattttcaatgtACGGTTTCCATTTAATTCTttgtaaactttctttttaaagggtcATGCTCATCTCTGGGGATAAGGACTGTGTCCATGTTGACATCTACAATCTTTACTTTTTAACTTTCATCACAACTTGAATGAAAAGCAATGTAACAAAGCAACCCAATGCACAATTACTGAGTATCTGAAATGAATGACTAAATAATGACTTAAACTGACAAGGGCAAACATCACACAAATGCAACAGAAAGATATTCTACTAATCGAGGTACATTTCAAGTCCACAGCATCACTTCTGCAAGTTCCATTTCCTGAAATGTGTTTATGTGCTTCTAATGGGAATGTGAAGGACTTCATTCACTCATGATGAGTCTTTCTTCCTAGAACCAAGTTATATTCTACGTCGCTCTTTTTGATAATACTGGTTTAGTCACTGAGCCAGAACTAAAAGTTCACAAAGACATCATACAGATTTTGCCTGAACATTTTGTTCATTAGATAAAGCTTGTCAAAGCTAGTAATTGGTTTAAGGAATGTAGagagttttcttttctccagttaaaaagaaaccaaaacaccaaTCCTGCCTTCTTTTAGTAatgtgtttaaatgtatttgctttcaagCATTTTTCCCCACACCTGTTTTACTCACATCCACTGTCATTTTTGCCACTGCATAAGTTGTCAAACTTAAGTGTCGTACATACTTAAAATGACTGTGTATTAAACACAAGCatagttttaatgcattttgttcCCTGCTCTTGATTTAATCAAGGTTCTACTTGGGTGATAAGCAGTTGACAATAGGACAGAATAATGGGTGGTGTGAAATGGGCACTGATGATGTTGAAAACTTTCACCATTTGCTGTGCTGCACTaccaaaacagcatttttaaatcagGGATTGTTCACATATCTTGCAGGTTAGGCTTAAAACTCAAGACttttgggagggaagggaggctgCTTAGACAAGTAAAAGGGGGAGCGGTAAGGCTAATTGCATTTCAAGCCACAACTCTTCAGGAAATGATCCATGTCATTCCCCATTCCTGTGGTTTTACTATTACGATCCAAGaacattcacagaaaacaaagctaGCACCCTGAGATGATTTGGCAAGTGCTTTTCTGCTTATGCCAGCTATTGTTCTAACAACAGACAACCTGCAGGGCCTCTAGTTAACTGAAGTTGAAAAAACACTGGAGAAGAGCAGCATTAATGAAATCCTTCTTAAGTTACAGCTTTTCAGGTGTAGTAAGAGAAAGGTTATAGGCCTAAAAGATTTATGGGATATGAATGAAAGTTACTTCAGCTGGGAGAagacaggtgaaaaaaaagatgactaaagATCTACCAAGCCAGATAAGCAATATCCTAAACACTAAATACGGAGGCCAGTGAAACCCAGAAAGAATTCTGGATTGTAGCCATTAGACTCACATGGAAGCCATTAAGAGTTGTGTTTTTATTGAATCAGGGGAAGCCCTAGGTAAGCATATTAAAGATGACTCAGAGGAATGGCTCTGAATTGAACCAATTTCTAAATTAGAGAGATGCCAAAGAAAACCACATCATCAAATACCACAGGCTGAACTTTGGATGAAATACAGAATAGGAAGAATTTTGTTTCCACTTGGAATTAAGACAGTATTCAGACTTACTCTAATTAGTCcattttttcaaatttcatttaACTATTGCTATCAAACTATTCAGCTTATTAAGAACCAAAACCATCACAGATCTAAATAACTGCTTAAACAGCTCCAATGCAGTTCATTGGGTACATACAGTCAAATTCTTCTCCCACAGTAATTTCCCTTCCATTACTCCAAGGctctctttcaaaagaaaagcagcaaactaTTCACATAACAGCTTATCCTTCTTCGGACAGCATTTCCTCTATATGCATGTGAGGAACTACTACACAATGAAGCCTAATACAgcttttttcagaaatgctgattttGTTAAACATGAAGCAAAGCTATATGGAATCTTCATGCTgtagctaaagaaaataaatctaaagTGTCTAGAAGTGAGAAATACATGGCTATTGCTGCAGTGGTCTTTACCTAATCTCTAGTTAAAAAGCACTTAGGAAAAGTTGCAAATGACTTCAAATAGCATTACTGGCAACTATATTCTTTACCTCCAGTGAGCCATCAAGCTACCGGAATGTTCATGCTATTTCCTTAATACTACTAGCCAGGTAGTCTTTTACGGAAAGTGGCAACATCACTACGAGCGTATGTTGGGTCTTACCTGATCATCTGCCTTAAGCACCCTATGATTATTTTAGGCTACGCCCTGTGGTAATTATTTTCTGGTATTCTCCACCTGCATTTCTAAGCcaaaattttgtaaaatattaaataatcacTTCTTGTCACTGTATAAATAGAGCACCTGACCAGAATGAATGACCTGCAGGATACTTTCCGCTACCCCAAGTAAACACATATTGTTTGaagttttaatattaataatgactaaaaaagcaaatatatgcAGTTTACAAATTGACCAGTTCTTACAGAAGACTTTAGTTACACCTCAAAACTCACAGCTAATGGAAGATTTTAAAGACTGTCTCCACATCAGTCAGAAAATTCATAAGCATAAACAGGGTTTCATAATCATAAGAGTAAAAACAAAGTTCCTAAACAAGACAATAACAAGCTGAGTGGATAAAGAAGGGAACTGAAGAACAACAAAAGTctagtacttcatttaaaaatggcttttaataTGAATCTGAAtacaaaaataaccaaaacacCCTACAGTCATCTCAAGCAAATCCTCAACATTTTCTCTTATCAATTCCCTGACAATTTGGCAAGagcttgttttctctgttctgcagtCATATACTCACAGGCTTCCAAAATATTTACTATAATTAAAGTCTGTTGAACTGTTTTTGCTTTTACCCATATTCTTCCATTCATTCCCAGCACCAGCTCAAACGGGTACAATTGTGACAACTCCTGAATTATTTCACATTTGGGAGCCAAGAGTCTgtaaacaagattaaaaaaagtcaGAGGAAGTAGTAATCGCTCACATTTGATAGACACCACATTATTATCACTCAATAACTAAACCGCAGTACTGGTGTTATGGGACCTATTAGCAATACAGTATCAGATTTTTAATTCTGCTCTCATATGAAATATATGCACctaaaaaaatacagcacttgTGAATTTAGTTGGTTTCTTCTAATTACATTCAGAAGTAACACTTGACAAATTTAAAGTGAATTGATACTTTTAGAACAATTCTATGGTTTAATAAATTCTAAAACTACACTGTTTGACAAAGTGACATTTTAAAGTGCTGCTACTTATAAATTTGACACCAGAGTTAAAGATGTGTCTTTCAAAACACaacttcccttctccttcaggaGACAATATTAACAGCAGTAAACagagtattttgtttttattaggtGACAGCATACTGAAAAATAGAAGTGTCAAGAACATTGTAATACATCTAGGATTAAATCAACCTTCAACAGGCTTCTCAAAGGAAACAAACATATCAGGATTTAGCAGTTTGCTTGTAATATACTGTTATTTCTCTATTTACATACAGACAAGATTTGGAAAACAAGCAGAATGgctgcaaaaatatttgtatcaGTTCACCCTGACTTCTGATGGGACTTGTAAACCAGACAAATCATTacttaaaaaacccaagtatGAAATAGCTGCTCTGCATCTCCAGATTGCTtttccaaagaacaaaaccaaagaaaaaaccccacccaaaagcaacaacaaagcCTGACTATCATTTATCCATTTAATCTGATATTCTTTGATAGTCATAAAAATCTCATCTTTACATCAGCATAAGTAACTCCAAAGTTCACAGTTCATTTAAAAGCTTATGAAACGGTTCCTGGATTAACATGTCAGTTTTAAATGAAATCCCACAAATTTTGCTTTGGAAGTAAGAAAATGTGTATTCATGTGGAAAGACCCCTTTAATCAGCTGTCAGTCAAATGTACATCCCTCACTATCCCATTAAGCAGAAAAAGGACAGTAAGCATTTCCCATTTTTAAACTCCAAGGTAGTAGGTACATACCTGAAACCCTAGCTCAAGTGTTTGATTTCCCCAGGTCACTAGTTGTATTCTCCATGCTGCCTTGGCAaccacatcacttttttttttttttaaacaggtcaCACAACACCATATAGAAAAGCATCTAAATCTCTTAAGGGGGAAAATAAACGCTCCTTCTAGGTCAATATCCATACTCTAGTCAGTAGAACTGGTATAAATGCACTAAAACAATTACACGCTCCGATTACCAAATTGCCCACACTGCTCAGAGGAAATAGTTGTGCGAATCCTACCCGCCATATTACATGTTACAGCGACTACTTACTTTTCTTAGTACTTACTTTCTTATTAGACCCAAGGAAACTTTAAAGAGGAAGCCATCTTGTCCAATTATTCCCATTCCACTTGATCTTCCACTGCTGTCTATACAGACCATCTCTGGTTCCATGTCTTTATTTGCTACAAGGAACTGACCATAAATAAGATCTCCCACCTAAACAAAACAGTGTCAAAGAGCAGAAGTACTAGAGAAGATCATACTGCACATTTGTAAGAAATACTCAGTTGATAAAGATGCTCTCATGAGGCgacaaaatagttttaaaatattggtGGTAGAAAAATAAACCCGTATAAtaagaattttcattttctcttctactAAAGGCAACATCCTCTGGGAATGATTATCTTGTATCACTACTGGaatttgaaagatatttttaaaaagtacagaatTCTATTTCACAGAgtattcctcttttcttttttaaataccaaaCATGAATTTCTGTCTTTAGACTttaagagtattaaaaaaatctaagcaaCCTGCTCTGGTAATCATTTGAggacaaaaacaacaaaccccacacTAACATACTTCGTTTTTCTTTACAGCCCACTTTTACGTTCTGGTATTTCAGTTGAATGCAGAAAACTGTGGCACGCATACGCCACACAACTGTTGTAACAGTGTTATTAAAGAACTGTTTTCTACCAGTATCAGATGGTGTAAAAGCTCGTTCTAGAGCCTTAAATTCAGAGTGCCCCCTTGGATGCATGTTACTCATAAATCACACCTACGGCTGGCAAAAATTAAAACGTACGGAGTGCAAAAGCCTGCCACCTGACAGAACTCGAGCCACACTAGTTACACGTTCTCTTAAGACGCCTCAGAAAGCCCACAGCCTAGTCACGCAAAAACCTCCGAGGAGGGCCAAGGCAAAAATCACTGCAGACAAACGCGCACTCCTCCTTTTACCTGCggtttataaaaatacttttactaTGCAAGACTGCTAAAACGTAACAGGAGCGCCACCAAACGACACCGCCGACGCGTCACCGCCGAGGAACAAGAGCATTAACCTGCACATTCGGCCTGTTCTTCTTCGTGGCGCCTTCGAAGGCCAAGTAGGACAGCGACGCCTGCTCGCTCCCACCGACGTCCAGCTTAAACACGTCTCCCGCCTTGGCTGTCACTATTCCTATGACGTGGTCGCCCTTGACCGGAACATActgcaaagggggggggggggggatcggtGGTCAGCGCGGCCGGGCAAGCGCGGCCGAGACGGGGGCTCTCCCGGCACACGCCCGCTCCCCCCGCGCCCCTACCCGCTTCTGCTGCGAGTCCACCCAGTaggcgccgcccgccgccccgccgccgcccgcctggCGGTGCCGCAGCAGGCCGCACTTGGTCACCAGCAGCCCGGCCACGCACCGCCGCAGGCCCGGCCCGCAGAGCagccggccccgcggggccgcgccggcgCCCAGCCGCAGCCGCTCCCCGTCCTCgtcggggcgggcggggaggagcAGCACGTCCCCGGGGAGCACCACCCGCCCCACGCACGCctccgccgcgccgccgcggcccgccgccATCGCCGCGCAAGCGCAGGACCGCCGCCGGGCGCCGCGcaggcgccgggccgggccgaggcggGAGGCGGGAAGCGGGAGGCGGGAAGCGGGGCTGacccccggcggcggcggtggcgcaGGTCTACGGGCCGCGGTGAGGCGGGCAGCCGCGGCCCGGGGCTGGgcttccccccagccccggggcgaAGGCGGGGGCGGCGCCTTTGCCGCCCTGGGGAACGCGTTCGCGGGGCGCCAGCGACATCCTCCGGCCAGAACAGGAACACCCGCTCCCGGCGCGTCCTCTCGACCTACCGGGTCACCTGCAGGAAGTACTGCGGCCAGCTTCTCGCCGATCAAAAACCGGTTTCAGCAGCCGCGTGCTTCGTTGCTCCCGGGCAGCCTTTCGTTCTGGAAGGAATTCATTCTGCAGCCTTTCGTTTCTGCTAGGGAAAGACCACGATAACGTTAGTGCAGCTAAGCTGCAGGATGAATACGGACACCGAATTAACGCTTTCAGCTGCAATCACTTGCAGGGTTTTTTAATACCCGATTAAGAGTGGCCAGTGAAACAAACAGCTGGCCAAGTCCGAAGTGAACGTCAGCCGAGAACTTTGTCCGCGAGGAGAAAAGATCGCTCTGCTGTAATGCTGGAAGTCTTAACTTCAAGCATGGGAGACCACCGCTTTGTTTGAAAAGGTGCCCTCCACTTGGCCACAAAATCCTTATTCAGTGTTAGCTCAGGTTCCTTCTGCTAAAATTCCACCAGTATCTTTCTCCCCTAAATTGCTTTCtatctgtgtgtatgtatttgtactcacacacacacagactgatTTAATCTCCAGGTTCCTCAGGAGGGATCTGTACGTTGCCGGTTGGCTGCATCCAGGACTGACTGACGGCGGGTTGTCGTTTTTGTGGACGCCCCGTCTGTTACGGGAGGAAACCGTTCACGGAGAGATGGCCTTAAACGCATTTCAAGTGGGTTTCTCCCTAGGAAGACCCCACCGCGAACCCAGGGACCGGTAGCGGACGGCCCGTTTCGGCTGTATCGCTGCGCCGCCCGTCGATGCCTCAGCGCCCCGCCGGGGCTCACAGGGCTCCCGCGACGGAGGCGGCTGCCGGACGCTGCGCCGGGCACCCGCCTCCCGCTCCCCGCGGGGCGGTGGCTGGCACGGCCCAcccggcaccgccccgccccgcctttCCTCCAATCGCGTGCCTCCTGCCGGCGACGTGGCGGTCGCGGTGCGCCCGCGAGCGGTGTTGCTTAGCAACCCAGCGCGTGGTGGGGCGGTGCGCGCCT belongs to Harpia harpyja isolate bHarHar1 chromosome 10, bHarHar1 primary haplotype, whole genome shotgun sequence and includes:
- the EXOSC3 gene encoding exosome complex component RRP40 gives rise to the protein MAAGRGGAAEACVGRVVLPGDVLLLPARPDEDGERLRLGAGAAPRGRLLCGPGLRRCVAGLLVTKCGLLRHRQAGGGGAAGGAYWVDSQQKRYVPVKGDHVIGIVTAKAGDVFKLDVGGSEQASLSYLAFEGATKKNRPNVQVGDLIYGQFLVANKDMEPEMVCIDSSGRSSGMGIIGQDGFLFKVSLGLIRKLLAPKCEIIQELSQLYPFELVLGMNGRIWVKAKTVQQTLIIVNILEACEYMTAEQRKQALAKLSGN